One window of the Acinonyx jubatus isolate Ajub_Pintada_27869175 chromosome A2, VMU_Ajub_asm_v1.0, whole genome shotgun sequence genome contains the following:
- the FZR1 gene encoding fizzy-related protein homolog isoform X1: protein MDQDYERRLLRQIVVQNENTMPCVAEMRRTLTPANSPVSSPSKHGDRFIPSRAGANWSVNFHRINENEKSPSQNRKAKDATSDNGKDGLAYSALLKNELLGAGIEKVQDPQTEDRRLQPSTPEKKGLFTYSLSTKRSSPDDGNDVSPYSLSPVSNKSQKLLRSPRKPTRKISKIPFKVLDAPELQDDFYLNLVDWSSLNVLSVGLGTCVYLWSACTSQVTRLCDLSVEGDSVTSVGWSERGNLVAVGTHKGFVQIWDAAAGKKLSMLEGHTARVGALAWNADQLSSGSRDRMILQRDIRTPPLQSERRLQGHRQEVCGLKWSTDHQLLASGGNDNKLLVWNHSSLSPVQQYTEHLAAVKAIAWSPHQHGLLASGGGTADRCIRFWNTLTGQPLQCIDTGSQVCNLAWSKHANELVSTHGYSQNQILVWKYPSLTQVAKLTGHSYRVLYLAMSPDGEAIVTGAGDETLRFWNVFSKTRSTKVKWESVSVLNLFTRIR, encoded by the exons ATGGACCAGGACTACGAGCGGCGCCTCCTCCGGCAGATTGTCGTTCAGAACGAGAACACGATGCCCTGC GTCGCAGAGATGCGGCGAACCCTGACGCCCGCCAACTCTCCCGTGTCCTCCCCCAGCAAGCACGGAGACCGCTTCATCCCCTCGAGAGCCGGTGCCAACTGGAGCGTCAATTTCCACAGGATCAAT GAGAATGAGAAGTCTCCCAGCCAAAATCGGAAAGCCAAGGACGCCACCTCGGACAATGGCAAAG ATGGCCTGGCCTACTCCGCCTTGCTGAAGAACGAGCTGCTGGGAGCCGGCATCGAGAAGGTGCAGGACCCGCAGACGGAGGACCGAAGGCTGCAGCCCTCCACGCCTGAGAAGAAGGGCCTGTTCACG tATTCCCTCAGCACCAAGCGCTCCAGCCCCGACGATGGCAACGATGTGTCTCCCTACTCCTTGTCCCCCGTTAGCAACAAAAG TCAGAAGCTACTGCGGTCACCACGGAAACCCACCCGCAAGATCTCCAAGATCCCCTTCAAGGTCCTGGACGCGCCAGAGCTGCAGGACGACTTCTACCTGAACCTGGTGGACTGGTCGTCCCTCAATGTGCTCAGCGTGGGGCTGGGGACCTGCGTGTACCTGTGGAGCGCCTGCACCAGCCAG GTGACCCGGCTCTGTGACCTCTCGGTGGAAGGGGACTCGGTGACCTCCGTGGGCTGGTCTGAACGG GGGAACCTGGTGGCCGTTGGCACGCACAAGGGCTTTGTGCAGATCTGGGACGCAGCTGCAGGAAAGAAGCTGTCCATGCTGGAAGGCCACACGGCACGCGTTG GGGCGCTGGCCTGGAACGCTGACCAGCTCTCGTCCGGGAGCCGGGACCGCATGATCCTGCAGAGGGACATCCGGACCCCGCCCCTGCAGTCAGAGCGGCGGCTGCAGGGCCACCGGCAGGAGGTGTGTGGGCTCAAGTGGTCCACGGACCACCAGCTCCTCGCCTCGGGGGGCAACGACAACAAG CTGCTGGTCTGGAACCACTCGAGCCTGAGCCCCGTGCAGCAGTACACGGAGCACCTGGCGGCCGTGAAGGCCATCGCCTGGTCCCCACACCAGCACGGGCTGCTGGCGTCTGGCGGTGGCACGGCTGATCGCTGCATCCGCTTCTGGAACACGCTCACGGGGCAGCCCCTGCAGTGCATCGACACGGGCTCCCAGGTGTGCAACCTCGCCTGGTCCAAGCACGCCAACGAGCTG GTGAGCACGCACGGCTACTCGCAGAACCAGATCCTGGTGTGGAAGTACCCGTCCCTGACCCAGGTGGCAAAGCTGACCGGGCACTCGTACAGGGTCCTGTACCTG GCCATGTCCCCTGATGGAGAGGCCATAGTCACTGGGGCTGGGGACGAAACCCTGAGGTTCTGGAACGTCTTTAGCAAAACCCGTTCGACAAAGGTAAAGTGG GAGTCCGTGTCAGTGCTCAACCTCTTCACCAGGATCCGGTAA
- the FZR1 gene encoding fizzy-related protein homolog isoform X2 — protein sequence MDQDYERRLLRQIVVQNENTMPCVAEMRRTLTPANSPVSSPSKHGDRFIPSRAGANWSVNFHRINENEKSPSQNRKAKDATSDNGKDGLAYSALLKNELLGAGIEKVQDPQTEDRRLQPSTPEKKGLFTYSLSTKRSSPDDGNDVSPYSLSPVSNKSQKLLRSPRKPTRKISKIPFKVLDAPELQDDFYLNLVDWSSLNVLSVGLGTCVYLWSACTSQVTRLCDLSVEGDSVTSVGWSERGNLVAVGTHKGFVQIWDAAAGKKLSMLEGHTARVGALAWNADQLSSGSRDRMILQRDIRTPPLQSERRLQGHRQEVCGLKWSTDHQLLASGGNDNKLLVWNHSSLSPVQQYTEHLAAVKAIAWSPHQHGLLASGGGTADRCIRFWNTLTGQPLQCIDTGSQVCNLAWSKHANELVSTHGYSQNQILVWKYPSLTQVAKLTGHSYRVLYLAMSPDGEAIVTGAGDETLRFWNVFSKTRSTKESVSVLNLFTRIR from the exons ATGGACCAGGACTACGAGCGGCGCCTCCTCCGGCAGATTGTCGTTCAGAACGAGAACACGATGCCCTGC GTCGCAGAGATGCGGCGAACCCTGACGCCCGCCAACTCTCCCGTGTCCTCCCCCAGCAAGCACGGAGACCGCTTCATCCCCTCGAGAGCCGGTGCCAACTGGAGCGTCAATTTCCACAGGATCAAT GAGAATGAGAAGTCTCCCAGCCAAAATCGGAAAGCCAAGGACGCCACCTCGGACAATGGCAAAG ATGGCCTGGCCTACTCCGCCTTGCTGAAGAACGAGCTGCTGGGAGCCGGCATCGAGAAGGTGCAGGACCCGCAGACGGAGGACCGAAGGCTGCAGCCCTCCACGCCTGAGAAGAAGGGCCTGTTCACG tATTCCCTCAGCACCAAGCGCTCCAGCCCCGACGATGGCAACGATGTGTCTCCCTACTCCTTGTCCCCCGTTAGCAACAAAAG TCAGAAGCTACTGCGGTCACCACGGAAACCCACCCGCAAGATCTCCAAGATCCCCTTCAAGGTCCTGGACGCGCCAGAGCTGCAGGACGACTTCTACCTGAACCTGGTGGACTGGTCGTCCCTCAATGTGCTCAGCGTGGGGCTGGGGACCTGCGTGTACCTGTGGAGCGCCTGCACCAGCCAG GTGACCCGGCTCTGTGACCTCTCGGTGGAAGGGGACTCGGTGACCTCCGTGGGCTGGTCTGAACGG GGGAACCTGGTGGCCGTTGGCACGCACAAGGGCTTTGTGCAGATCTGGGACGCAGCTGCAGGAAAGAAGCTGTCCATGCTGGAAGGCCACACGGCACGCGTTG GGGCGCTGGCCTGGAACGCTGACCAGCTCTCGTCCGGGAGCCGGGACCGCATGATCCTGCAGAGGGACATCCGGACCCCGCCCCTGCAGTCAGAGCGGCGGCTGCAGGGCCACCGGCAGGAGGTGTGTGGGCTCAAGTGGTCCACGGACCACCAGCTCCTCGCCTCGGGGGGCAACGACAACAAG CTGCTGGTCTGGAACCACTCGAGCCTGAGCCCCGTGCAGCAGTACACGGAGCACCTGGCGGCCGTGAAGGCCATCGCCTGGTCCCCACACCAGCACGGGCTGCTGGCGTCTGGCGGTGGCACGGCTGATCGCTGCATCCGCTTCTGGAACACGCTCACGGGGCAGCCCCTGCAGTGCATCGACACGGGCTCCCAGGTGTGCAACCTCGCCTGGTCCAAGCACGCCAACGAGCTG GTGAGCACGCACGGCTACTCGCAGAACCAGATCCTGGTGTGGAAGTACCCGTCCCTGACCCAGGTGGCAAAGCTGACCGGGCACTCGTACAGGGTCCTGTACCTG GCCATGTCCCCTGATGGAGAGGCCATAGTCACTGGGGCTGGGGACGAAACCCTGAGGTTCTGGAACGTCTTTAGCAAAACCCGTTCGACAAAG GAGTCCGTGTCAGTGCTCAACCTCTTCACCAGGATCCGGTAA